GTCTACGCGACCGGCGATGCCGATGAAGGCATCTGGTCGGCCGGCCAGGTCCAGGGCCTGATCCACGACATCCCGACCTGCGCCGAACTGGTGTCGCGCATCATGCGCGACGCGGAAGCGATCATCCGGAGCCGGCTCGAAGGCATGATGTCGGGCGCGCAGCGGCAAGCGGCCGAATAGGCCGCGTGGCGTACGAAACGTTATCCGTCACCCTGAGGCGGCCGCGCGCAGCGCGGCCCTCGAAGGGCGACGGCCGCTAGCCGGGCCGTACATCCTTCGAGGCTCGCTTTGCTCGCACCTTCGGAATAAGCGCAAGTGCGCTTATTCCTGAGATGACGGAACATATACTCAACGCAAATTCACCTCGCGTTAGACGACACAAAGAGAAGAGCCCATGAAAGCCTATGTCTACGGCGCCAACGGCGCCGAAATCACCGACGTCGCAAAACCTTCGCCGAAGGGCACCCAGGTGCTGGTCAAGGTCCATGCGTGCGGCCTCAACCGCGCTGATCTCGGCATGACCAAGGGCCATGTGCATGGTGCGGCCGGCGGCGTCGGCACCGTGCTCGGCATGGAATGGGCTGGCGAAGTCGCCGAGCTTGGGCCCGATGCCAAGGGCGTCAAGGTCGGCGACAAGATCATGGGCTCGGGCGGCGCGGCGTTTGCGGAGTATACGCTGGCCGATCACCGCCGGCTGTTCCGCGCGCCCTCGAACATGAACTTTGAGGAAGCCGCCACCCTCCCCGTTGCGCTCGCCACCATGCACAATGCGGTCGTGACCAACGGCGCGCTGCAGGCGGGTCAGACGGTCCTGATCCAGGGCGCCAGTTCCGGCGTCGGCCTGATGGCGATGCAGATCGCGAAATTCAAAGGCGCAAAACTCGTGATCGGTTCTTCAACGGACGCAATGCGCCGTGGCCGCTTGAAGGAGTTCGGGGCGGACCTCGCCGTGGATTCCAAGGACCCCGGCTGGGTGGATCAGGTATTGCAAGCCACCGGAGGCGAAGGCGTCGACCTGATCGTCGACCAGGTCTCAGGCCCGGTCGCGAACCAGAATCTGAAAGCCACCAAGGTCAAGGGCCGCATCGTCAATGTCGGCCGGCTCGGCGGCACCCACGGCGATTTCAACTTCGACCTGCACGCCGCGCGCCGCATCCAATATATCGGCGTCACCTTCCGCACCCGCACCATCGAGGAAGTCCGCGAGATCTTTGACGAGGTCCGCAAGGACATCTGGGGTGCGGTGGAATCGCGAAAACTGCAACTGCCGATCGACAAGGTCTATCCGTTCGCCGAGATCGGAACCGCGTTCGCGCACATGGAAGCCAACAAGCACCTCGGCAAGATCGTGGTGACGCTGTAGCCGATGACGCTGCGATGTGTGCTTGATGGCGGGCGCTATTTCGAGGGGCCGCGGTGGCATGCGGGCCGGCTCTGGTTCGTCGACTGCATGGATCGGACCCTGCTCAGCCTCTCTCCCTCCGGCGAGCGCGAGCAGCGTGCGAAATTCGAGGACACGCCTTGCGGCGTCGGCGTCCTGCCGGACGGACGGCTTGTCGTCCTGACGATGTATCGCAAACACCTGATGACCTATGCCGACGGCCGGCTTTCGCTTTACGCCGACCTTTCCGGGATAGCCAAAGGCACGATCGACGACATGATCATCGATGGGCAGGGGCGCGCCTATGTCGGCGACCTCGGCTTCGACATGCCGCCTCCATCAGACCGCGGCGCTCCCGGCCGCATCATTCTGGTGATGCCTGATGGCGCGGCCCGCGTGGTCGCCGAAGGATTGCGGTTTCCCAACGGCATTGCGGTCTCGGCCGACCATCGCCGGCTCGTCGTGGCCGAAATGGACGGCGCCTGCCTCGCCGACTATGACATCGCGCCGAATGGCGACTTGACGTTTCGTGGCCGCTTCGGGAGCATGAAGTCTCCCGATGGCATCTGCCTCGACCAGCAAGGCGATGTGTGGGTCGCGTCCTTCGAAGAAGACGCCTTCATTCGGCTCGACCCCGGCGGACGCGAGTTGCAGCGAATAGAAGTCCCCGGCCGCCGCGCCCTCGCCTGCGTCCTCGGCGGGCCCGAACGGCGGACACTTTTCTGCCTGAGCGCGGCAACGTCCTACGAAGAACTCCGGCAACGCAAATCGTCCTCACGCATCGACGTGGTCGATGTGGAAGTTGCGGGGGCTGGTTATCCCTGACCGCTGGCAGTTATCGCGGCTCGCCCGAAAACGCCTGCCGCAGCGCTGACAGCCGGTCGAGCGCAGCTTGCGGCAGCGGGCCTTTCTCCGCCGCGGCGAGCGCGTCCCCGAATTGCTGCGGCGTCGCCATGCCGACAAGGATCGTGCCCATTGCCGGGTGAGACAGCGCAAACCGCGTGGCTGCTTCGGTCAGGCTGGCGGTGAACCCCTCCTCTACCAGTGCCATGAGACGGCGGGCGCGATCGATATCGGCATCGTAACTCATCGCCGAACCGATCGGCTCGGGCGCCGGCCCCGCAATCGGATGACGCTCGGACGAGCCCGACAGCGCGCCGCCGGCCAGCACGCGGATGCCCACGACGCCAACGCCTGCGGCCCTGGTCGCATCGAACAACCGTCCATAGTCCTGCGCCGGATAGTTTTGCGGCAGTTCGCAGGCCGCCGATGGATTGAGCATGTTGTAGACGACCTGCGCGCTGTCGAAGACGCGCGCATCGATCACCTGGTGCAGCGCCGCCGTAACGCCGAGCGCCGTGATCCCGAGAAAGCGAATCTTGCCCTGCTGACGCAGCCGCTCGAACGCCGGCACCACCTCGTCGAGCACCTGCCGGACGCTCAGCGCCGATCCGCCGCCGTTCGCGGTAATCGGATTGTGCAGATGAAGGATGTCGACCCGGTCAAGACACAGCCGCGCCAGACTGCCTTCGAGCGATTTGGTGACGGCTTCCGCGATGCGGCCAAACTCGCCGGGCTGCACCCGGACCTTGGTGCCGACGACCACGTCGGCCGGTTTCAGCTTTTGCAGAACGCGACCGAGATTCTTTTCCGATTCCCCATCGCCGTACTGCACCGCGGTGTCAAAATAGTTGACGCCGGCGGCGATCGCGCGCGCGATGGTCCGCTCCTGGTCGGCAGCATCGCCGCGCACCATCAATCCGCCGACCGCGCCGCACCCAAAACCCAGCACCGAGAGCTGCATTCCCGTGCGCCCAAAGACCCGCAATTGCATCGCTGTTCCCTCCGGGTGACCGGGAGATTATGCGACGTCGAATAGCGGTTGCTCAACCCTGATGTTTGCTGCCGTGATGATCGGCGTCACATCTCGAGCCACAGTGGACAACTCGGTTCCGCTCTACGCTCAGATTTCCCGGAACGACACCAGGCGGCGCTGCGCCTCGTCCCACAACACAAGCCGTACACACTGAAAGCTCTGCAGCAGCGTGATGCGACCGACGTCGCGCAGTTCAGGGTAGTCGCGCAGCACGCGCGGCAGCCGGTAATAGGGAATGCGACTGGAGAGGTGATGCACGTGGTGTACACCGATGTTGGCCGTGAACCAGCGCAGCAGCGCCGGCAGATCGTAATGTGAGCTGCCGTGCAGCGCGGCGTGACGCAGATCCCAGTTCTCGTCGCGCTCCCACATCGTGTGCTCAAACTGATGCTGCACGTAGAACAGCCATACGCCGGCCGTGCCGGCCAGGAGCGTAATCGGAAGGTGCACGAGCAGGAACGCCTTGATGCCGATAAACCATGTGAGCAAAGCGACGATGACGGCAATCGCGAGATTGGTTGCCATTGTACTGGCCCAGGGCTGCCAACCGTTGCGCATCAGGCCGACCGGGAGCCTCTGTTGCAAAAGAAACAGATAGGCCGGCCCGACACCGAACATGATCAGCGGGTGGCGGTAAAGCCGGTATTTCAGACGACCCCACCAGGAAAGGGCCCGGTATTCGCGCACGGTCAGCGTATCGAGATCGCCGATACCGCGGCGATCGAGGTTACCGGTGGTGGCATGATGAATCGCATGCGAGCGGCGCCAGCAATCGTAGGGCGTGAGCGTGAGCACGCCAAGGACGCGGCCGACCCAGTCATTCGCCAGACGGCCGGCAAAAAAGGTGCCGTGACCGCAGTCGTGCTGGATCATGAACAGGCGTACGAGAAAGCCGGCAGCTGGAATCGCGATAAGGAAAGAAGCCCAGGCGTGGCCAAGGTAGAACGCGAACCAGGCCGCGGCCCACAACAGGATGAGCGGCAAAGCCGTGATCGCCAGTTCGGCGATGCTGCGCAGACGATTTGGGGTGCTGTAGTCGACCAGGATGCGCTGCCAGCGCCGGGCGTTGAGGACGTCATCGCCGCCACCGGCAGGTTGCCCGTTAGACGACTGCACAGCTGTCTTATGCAAAGAAATATTCCCTTCTGACGGTGCACGTAGAATCGAGACACCGACGGATCGGCACCTTCGTCGGTTGATCGATTTTTGGAGAAGGGTCTGAAACGTGCGTGCCTGTCAGTGGCAAGGCAAACCGCCCAGCAGTTCGGCCAAGTGTCGACTCGCCGACATATGACATGAATCGGGGTGGCGTCAAGGACTGCAACGCCGCGTTACCGGCATCCCCCTGGGTCAAGCCCGCCGGCCCGGATCAGCCGACGGGTCCGCGCAAAGGCGCGGCCCGATGCCAGGCTCCGGCGTCATCCGCCATCGCTTGACGCGTGCGGCGACATCGGCAAATCTTGCTGCATTATCGGCGCGATGGGTCCGGCCGTCAGGACCCTGTTCATTGGAAACCGTGTGTATTTTGCCAAACGTCATTCGACATCTGACCAAAGCCGCCCTTCTATCAGCCACGCTTGCTGTTGTCGTCTTGCCGGGCCTGGCGCGCGCGCTCAGGCAGCGCCGGTGGCAGCATTGGCAATGACGAAAAGTCGCTATCCGGTTCGCGCGCGACGCCTCGCGCGGCTGACCCCTCAAAGCCGGAACGACGTAATAAGCCCGAGACCGAAGCGCCGAGCCGCGCGTCGCGAAAGAGCGGCGGCAGTGGCGGCGGCAATCTGGATGGAGCATGGGCGCTTACCAGCGTCGGCACGCCCTGCGGCAGCTCCACCGATACGGTGGTCATCACCGGCAGCAGGATGGTGGAGCAATACGACACCGCTCAAGTCAGTCCGAATGGCGCCGTGTCAGGAATCGGGTCCGCGGGAAGCCTGAGCTGGACCATGTCCGGCCGCTTCTCGGGCCGCAGCGGATCCGGCACACTCCAGCGATCCGATGGATGCGCGGGAAGCTGGACCGGAGCAAAACAGTAAATCGAAGGCTGTGCGACGGCCCGCAGATTGCCATCTACGCTGACGAAAGATTCATGGCTCGACGCAGATCGAACCGACTTCATTTCAAACAAGTGCGGCCCGAATCATCCGCGCGAGGTCCGAGCTGATGTAAGGCTTCGTCAATAGCAGCACGCCGGCGTCGAGCCGGCCGTGATGCACGATGGCGTTCTCGGTATAGCCCGACGTATACAGCACCTTGAGCCCGGGGCGTCGCTTCCGCGCCTCGATCGCGAGCTGGCGGCCGTTCATTCCCCCGGGCATGATAACGTCGGTGAACAGCAGGTCGATACGTTCAGGACCATCGATAATTGCCAGAGCCTCGGCGGCCTTGCTGGCAGTGAGCGTGGCATAGCCGAGGCGGCCAATCTGGGTCACCACGTATTCACGGACCAGGGCATCATCCTCGACGATCAGGATGGTTTCGTCGCCGCGCTCGACCGCGCCCGTTCCTGCTTCGTCGGGCAGCGCTTCTGCGGCGCCTGCGGCCTGCGGCAAATAGAGCTTCGCGGTAGTCCCGTGTCCCGGTTCGCTGTAGATCTTGACATGCCCGTTGGACTGCTTGACGAAACCATAGACCATGCTGAGGCCGAGCCCCGCTCCCTTCCCGACCTCCTTGGTGGTAAAGAACGGTTCAAACACCTTGTCGAGCAAGTCAGCGGGGATTCCCTCCCCCGAGTCGCTCACCGCAATCATCACGTAGTTTCCAGGAATCACTTCGGGATTCGTGCTCGCGTAGTTCTCGTCGAGGACGACATTCTTGGTTTCCAGCGTCAGCTTGCCGCCATCAGGCATGGCGTCGCGCGCGTTCAGGGCGAGGTTCAGGATCGCTGTGGAAAGCTGACTGGGATCAATCAGGGCCGTCGCGGAATCATGCGCCAGCATCGATTCGATTTCGATCTGTTCGCCGAGCGTCGGCCGCAGTAGCCGCGCGGCATCGATGACGAGGGCATTGACATCAGTATTGCGCGGCTGCAGCGGCTGGCGGCGAGCGAAGGCCAGCAGATGCCGGGTCAGGTCGGCGCCCCTTGCCGCCGCAGCGCTGATCATATCGGTGATCTCTGCGAGTTGCGGACGGTCCTTCACCGCGTCACTGAGGATTTCGATCGTTCCGGTGATGACCGTCAGAATGTTGTTGAAGTCGTGCGCAACGCCACCGGTGAGCTGCCCGATGGCTTCCATCTTCTGTGCCTGCCGGACCAGCGTCTCGGTGGCCTCGATCTCCTGAAAACGCTTGACCATCGCTTCGGCGCTGCGGCGCTGCCGGACCTCCTCCTCAAGCGCCGCATAGGCTTGCTGAAGCTGAATGCGTGTCGGCAGTACCAGGATTCGCGGCAGCAATAGCAGCAGAGCCGCCGAGATTCCGATCGAGACCAGCGCCAGGAAGCCCTTTACAAGGCCCTCGATGCCGTAGGCCGGCACCCACAAGGTGAGGATCGACAGCAGGCGTGCCACCCCGCAGACGGCGAGGAAAGTCGCGAAGGCCAGGAACACGCTGCGAAACATGACTTCGCGGCGCCGCCGCCATGCAAAGAACCCGAGGACGAACGCGGTAACGAAGAAAGCGCAAGCGAGCATGGCGTCGGAAATGGCATTCAGCCAGATCAATTCCGGCTGCCAAAGCAGGCACGCGCCATGCGGGATGAGTGTCGACATACCCAAAATACTCCAAAAACAGCACCACAGGTTGCATCTTGATCCGATCGGCCCGCCGGGACAACGGGCCAGATCATCCAGGCTTCCGCCGACCGTAGGGCGAAGAGCCCTACCCGCGCGTACGCTCTGGCGTCGGGCGGTGGACGCGGCGGGGTCGGGCGCGTGGCGTGGTCGCTGCACGCAAAATGGATGGGGCGACTTTTCCGCCGTAGCTCGTCAGAGCGAAGGCGGAAGCTCAAAGAGCGAATATCCAAGGCGGAAGGGTCCAGCCCGTAGGGCGGATTGGCGAAGCGTAATCCGCCATCTTGTCTGAGGTGCTGCGGCGGATTACGCCTTCGGCTAATCCGCCCTATGCGCTGCGCGAGCGATAGAGGTCCGCTTGGGTCAAAAGCGGACCTGTGATCAGTTCACGCTCCTCAGCAATGCCGCTGCCGCTTCCTCGGTATCGTAAGGAAATATCCAGGCTGCGGCCGACATCCATTCCCGCATCCTCTCCGCCTGGTCTGAGGGATTTCCGGCTGCGGATCGATAGAACCTGCCGGCCAGGCGCGAGGCAGCTTGAACACCGCTCGTACGTCCCAGCCTCAGATTTTGGTAGGCTTGCAGTCTGCCCGGAATCTCTTCGCGCCCTGCGTGCTCGAGCAGAACGGCAAGCGCAAAGCCATCCTCGATGGACTGTCCGGCCCCTTGGCCAAAATGCGGGACCATCGGGTGAGCCGCATCGCCAAGCAGGGTGACGCAGCCTCTCGACCAATAGGGTAGCGGTGGCCGATCGTAGATGCCCCAGCGAAAGGTTTGATCGAGCGCCGCGATGATGTCCTGGACCGGAGCGTCCCAGCCCCTGTATTCGCCTGCGAGTGTCCGGACGTCGCCCGGCGCGAACCAGGTCTCCTCCATGTCGAGTGAGCTCGGGACAAACGCGACAATGTTGACCAGGTGCCCCTGGGAAACCGGGAAGCAAATGAAGCTACGACCGTCGCCCATCCACATGTTCAAGCCGCGCAAGTCTGCGGCCCACGACAGTTTTTGGCGTCTGCACGAGACCTCGGTAAGCCACGATGCCCTCGCTCGTCGGGCTCGCCGTCAGGCCGATCTCGCGCCGGACAATCGAATGGATGCCATCTGCCCCTATGACCACATCCGCATCGCAAACGGCACCATCAGCGAAAGTCAGCCGCGCTCCGCTTCCTACATCGTTGACGGCAACACAGCGATGCCCGAACCGAACCGTTCCCGCCCACGCGCCAAGGAGCATCTCGAGGAACTCGACGCGGTGAATCTGATAGCTCGGCACCGTGGGGGTAGCAGACGGCCTCGGAACAGGCTCTCCCCGTGACGTTCGTAGCGTGAGTCCCTGGCTCCTTGTGGTGATCTTCTCGATCGCCTCGCAAAGACCGGCGCGTTTGAGCAAGATCGCTGCATTCGGAGGGATAGATATTCCAGCCCCGGCCTCACGTGGGGACTGGGCTTCTTCAAAAACCGTGACGTTCATGCCCCGCGCGCGCAGCGCCAGTGCGGCAGACAATCCACCGATCCCCGCGCCGACGATGGCAATATTCAGTCTGTCGATCATTGGCACCAATCCAACCATCAAGCGTCTTGGTTTCGCGAAAAGATCAGCGTCAGTTGCCGATGACATCATCGAGCAGCACCCATCTGGTGCCGTCGAAACGCGCCATCCTGGCCTTTCTCCAGGCAATCCGGTTCGTTGGGGTGACGTTGATCGTCAGGCCGGGCAGGAACAGTGGCAGTTGAACGCCGCGCATATTGGTTGCCTGCCTGATGAGATTTTCCCGAGACAGGTCGTCGCCGCAATTCTTCAGTATCTCGACAATGATCTGCGCGGTCGAATAGGGGAAAACCGAGTCCTCGACCTCCTCGTTCGGCGCCCACTCCTTCATGAAGGCGCGATACTCTCTCATGCCGGCATCAGCTTCCCACATGGGATCCTCGGACGACTTCAGCCAGAAAGCGGTGACCGCGCCGGTTGAGGCGGCAAGTCCCGCCGGACGCATGACCGCCGCAATGCCGCTGACGCCCGACAGCAGCACATGCTGGACCTTCCAGCCAAGCTCGTGTGCCTTGCGGATGGCTTGCGCTGCAAAGCGCGCGTTGGAGGCATGAAACAAGGTATCGGCACCGGAAGCCTTGAGTGCCACGATTTGTGAATCGACCGTCGGATCCATGATGTCGTAGGCCGCCTCTGCCACCACCATGGTCGAGGCGCGCGATCCCAGGGCGGCCTTGAAGCCGGCGAGATTGCCCTTCCCCAAATCGTCATTCTGGTAGATGACGGCGATCTTCGCGTCAGGTTTGGTCTTCAGCAGATATTCGGCATAGATCCGGGTCTCGACCGGCTGCGGCATCATGAACGTGGTTGTCCACGGCAGGTTCTCGGGGTCGTCGAGTTTCGGCGTACTGGCGAGCAGGAGGATTTGCGGTACGGCCTTGCTGTTGAGATATTTTGCGACCGCAAGGTTGCTCGGGGTTCCAACCGATCCGACGATCGCCAGCACGCCATCGCTTTCGACCAGCTTTCGTGTCTGCTCGGCCGCCTTGGCCGGCGCGAAGGCATCGTCGAGCGAGACCAGCGTGACCTGGCGGCCATTGACGCCGCCGGACGCGTTGATTTTTCTGAGATAGGCAGCCTCCACCCGGCCGAACCTGGCCAGGGAGGAAACCGGTCCGCTGTACGGCATGGTCTGACCGAGCTTGATCTCGGTATCGGTGACGCCGGGACCGTATTTTTTCTCGGCCGCCCCAACGGGCGAGAGGCTGGCGATCGAGAAGCTTAGCGCAAGGATCAGGGGCCGGATCATGGCGGCGTACCTCGTTTTAGCGGCTTCAACAGGGGCGTTTTGCTATCCCGGGCTGCAGGATGATGCTGTACAATCGTCCCGGCGTCCCGAAATTCCGCCGAAATTTTCCGAAAGCGAGCCCCACGAGGCGCCCTGTTGAAGTCATCGCAGCCTTCGATCGTTGTCGGCGACCGGACCGTGGATCTGGCCCGCGAAACGTTGCGCGACGGACGCGGCGATATTGTCCCCCTGCGTCCGCGTGCCTGGGCGGTGCTGCGGCTGCTTGCGACAAGGGCCGGGCAGCTGGTCGGCAAGGACGAGATCATGGACGAGGTCTGGTCGGATTGCGAGGTCACGGAGGACTCTCTCGTCCAGGCCATCGGCGACATCAGGCGTGCCCTGGGAGACGCGGGCCGATCGGCCCTGAAAACCCTGCCCCGCCGCGGCTACATGCTGGTCACGAACGGAGAGCCGACCGACAGCGCGGTCGTTTCCAGCGACGCGACCTCAAGGCCGTCAAGCCTTGAAGACCTGGCGGCACCGTCGTCGATGCCGCATTTGTCCATCATTGTTCTGCCGTTCGCAAACATCGGCGGCGATCCCGCGCAGGACTATTTCGTCGATGGCGTGACCGAAAGCCTGACGACGGACTTGTCGCGGATCGCCGGCTCGTTCGTCATCGCCCGCAACACCGCGTTCACCTTCAAGGGAAAAGCCGTCGACGTCAGGCAGATCGGCCGCGACCTGAACGTCCGCTACGTGCTGGAAGGCTCGGTGCAGCGCGGCGGCAACCGTTTTCGCTTGAATGCCCAGCTGACCGACACCGAGACCGGAAGCCATGTGTGGGCCGAACGTTTCGACAAGCCGGCAGCCGAAC
This portion of the Bradyrhizobium sp. AZCC 2262 genome encodes:
- a CDS encoding aldo/keto reductase, with amino-acid sequence MQLRVFGRTGMQLSVLGFGCGAVGGLMVRGDAADQERTIARAIAAGVNYFDTAVQYGDGESEKNLGRVLQKLKPADVVVGTKVRVQPGEFGRIAEAVTKSLEGSLARLCLDRVDILHLHNPITANGGGSALSVRQVLDEVVPAFERLRQQGKIRFLGITALGVTAALHQVIDARVFDSAQVVYNMLNPSAACELPQNYPAQDYGRLFDATRAAGVGVVGIRVLAGGALSGSSERHPIAGPAPEPIGSAMSYDADIDRARRLMALVEEGFTASLTEAATRFALSHPAMGTILVGMATPQQFGDALAAAEKGPLPQAALDRLSALRQAFSGEPR
- a CDS encoding SMP-30/gluconolactonase/LRE family protein, with the protein product MTLRCVLDGGRYFEGPRWHAGRLWFVDCMDRTLLSLSPSGEREQRAKFEDTPCGVGVLPDGRLVVLTMYRKHLMTYADGRLSLYADLSGIAKGTIDDMIIDGQGRAYVGDLGFDMPPPSDRGAPGRIILVMPDGAARVVAEGLRFPNGIAVSADHRRLVVAEMDGACLADYDIAPNGDLTFRGRFGSMKSPDGICLDQQGDVWVASFEEDAFIRLDPGGRELQRIEVPGRRALACVLGGPERRTLFCLSAATSYEELRQRKSSSRIDVVDVEVAGAGYP
- a CDS encoding FAD-dependent monooxygenase — protein: MGDGRSFICFPVSQGHLVNIVAFVPSSLDMEETWFAPGDVRTLAGEYRGWDAPVQDIIAALDQTFRWGIYDRPPLPYWSRGCVTLLGDAAHPMVPHFGQGAGQSIEDGFALAVLLEHAGREEIPGRLQAYQNLRLGRTSGVQAASRLAGRFYRSAAGNPSDQAERMREWMSAAAWIFPYDTEEAAAALLRSVN
- a CDS encoding ABC transporter substrate-binding protein, coding for MIRPLILALSFSIASLSPVGAAEKKYGPGVTDTEIKLGQTMPYSGPVSSLARFGRVEAAYLRKINASGGVNGRQVTLVSLDDAFAPAKAAEQTRKLVESDGVLAIVGSVGTPSNLAVAKYLNSKAVPQILLLASTPKLDDPENLPWTTTFMMPQPVETRIYAEYLLKTKPDAKIAVIYQNDDLGKGNLAGFKAALGSRASTMVVAEAAYDIMDPTVDSQIVALKASGADTLFHASNARFAAQAIRKAHELGWKVQHVLLSGVSGIAAVMRPAGLAASTGAVTAFWLKSSEDPMWEADAGMREYRAFMKEWAPNEEVEDSVFPYSTAQIIVEILKNCGDDLSRENLIRQATNMRGVQLPLFLPGLTINVTPTNRIAWRKARMARFDGTRWVLLDDVIGN
- a CDS encoding fatty acid desaturase; its protein translation is MQSSNGQPAGGGDDVLNARRWQRILVDYSTPNRLRSIAELAITALPLILLWAAAWFAFYLGHAWASFLIAIPAAGFLVRLFMIQHDCGHGTFFAGRLANDWVGRVLGVLTLTPYDCWRRSHAIHHATTGNLDRRGIGDLDTLTVREYRALSWWGRLKYRLYRHPLIMFGVGPAYLFLLQQRLPVGLMRNGWQPWASTMATNLAIAVIVALLTWFIGIKAFLLVHLPITLLAGTAGVWLFYVQHQFEHTMWERDENWDLRHAALHGSSHYDLPALLRWFTANIGVHHVHHLSSRIPYYRLPRVLRDYPELRDVGRITLLQSFQCVRLVLWDEAQRRLVSFREI
- a CDS encoding zinc-binding dehydrogenase, encoding MKAYVYGANGAEITDVAKPSPKGTQVLVKVHACGLNRADLGMTKGHVHGAAGGVGTVLGMEWAGEVAELGPDAKGVKVGDKIMGSGGAAFAEYTLADHRRLFRAPSNMNFEEAATLPVALATMHNAVVTNGALQAGQTVLIQGASSGVGLMAMQIAKFKGAKLVIGSSTDAMRRGRLKEFGADLAVDSKDPGWVDQVLQATGGEGVDLIVDQVSGPVANQNLKATKVKGRIVNVGRLGGTHGDFNFDLHAARRIQYIGVTFRTRTIEEVREIFDEVRKDIWGAVESRKLQLPIDKVYPFAEIGTAFAHMEANKHLGKIVVTL
- a CDS encoding ATP-binding protein, encoding MSTLIPHGACLLWQPELIWLNAISDAMLACAFFVTAFVLGFFAWRRRREVMFRSVFLAFATFLAVCGVARLLSILTLWVPAYGIEGLVKGFLALVSIGISAALLLLLPRILVLPTRIQLQQAYAALEEEVRQRRSAEAMVKRFQEIEATETLVRQAQKMEAIGQLTGGVAHDFNNILTVITGTIEILSDAVKDRPQLAEITDMISAAAARGADLTRHLLAFARRQPLQPRNTDVNALVIDAARLLRPTLGEQIEIESMLAHDSATALIDPSQLSTAILNLALNARDAMPDGGKLTLETKNVVLDENYASTNPEVIPGNYVMIAVSDSGEGIPADLLDKVFEPFFTTKEVGKGAGLGLSMVYGFVKQSNGHVKIYSEPGHGTTAKLYLPQAAGAAEALPDEAGTGAVERGDETILIVEDDALVREYVVTQIGRLGYATLTASKAAEALAIIDGPERIDLLFTDVIMPGGMNGRQLAIEARKRRPGLKVLYTSGYTENAIVHHGRLDAGVLLLTKPYISSDLARMIRAALV
- a CDS encoding FAD-dependent oxidoreductase, translated to MIDRLNIAIVGAGIGGLSAALALRARGMNVTVFEEAQSPREAGAGISIPPNAAILLKRAGLCEAIEKITTRSQGLTLRTSRGEPVPRPSATPTVPSYQIHRVEFLEMLLGAWAGTVRFGHRCVAVNDVGSGARLTFADGAVCDADVVIGADGIHSIVRREIGLTASPTSEGIVAYRGLVQTPKTVVGRRLARLEHVDGRRS